In the genome of Ananas comosus cultivar F153 linkage group 11, ASM154086v1, whole genome shotgun sequence, one region contains:
- the LOC109717685 gene encoding protein YIPF1 homolog isoform X1 translates to MMSSGGYTTIDNQKVSGSVPAATGPDHVTVKFAESNLQTFPPSEAQGKISAAYRPPQDADDTFSKPGQGSASGEDSQQNGWYRMFTVAAYKPYFDVDTADVLERIRDSLFPFKGSFNEKTSDNPDLYGPFWICTTLIFVAAAIGTFVTYVAHKLQKKEWNYDINLVTWSAGLFYGYVTFVPLALYVILKYFSAPSGLVQLWCLYGYSLFIFIPASCLSIIPVEIFRWVVAGVAGFMSATFVAVNLRAHIVSAGERWFLIVAGIFLLQVALAVILKLYFFTITVGTN, encoded by the exons ATGATGTCCAGCGGTGGCTACACCACCATCGACAACCAGAAGGTCTCCGGATCCGTACCG gCCGCCACAGGTCCCGATCATGTCACCGTCAAGTTCGCAG AGTCCAATCTCCAAACCTTCCCGCCGTCCGAGGCCCAGGGGAAGATCTCCGCTGCGTACCGACCTCCACAAGATGCTGATG ATACGTTCTCGAAGCCGGGGCAGGGGAGTGCCTCTGGCGAGGATTCGCAACAGAACGGGTGGTACCGGATGTTCACAGTGGCGGCGTATAAGCCGTACTTTGATGTTGATACTGCAGATGTTTTGGAACGGATCAGAGATTCGCTCTTCCCATTCAAGGGGAGCTTTAACGAGAAGACGTCGGACAATCCGGACCT GTATGGACCTTTTTGGATATGCACTACATTGATTTTTGTTGCAGCGGCTATTGGAACATTTGTTACTTATGTGGCGCACAAATTGCAGAAAAAAGAGTGGAACTATGACATAAACCTGGTTACGTGGTCTGCTGGTTTATTCTATGGTTACGTAACTTTTGTTCCTCTTGCTTTGTATGTCATTCTCAAGTACTTCTCAGCACCATCAGGACTTGTGCAACTTTGGTGTCTATACGGTTATTCTCTCTTCATATTCATTCCAGCCTCG TGCCTTTCCATTATACCGGTAGAGATCTTCAGATGGGTGGTTGCTGGTGTTGCTGGGTTCATGTCGGCAACTTTTGTTGCCGTCAATCTCCGTGCTCATATTGTATCCGCTGGCGAGCGGTGGTTCCTCATTGTTGCTGGGATATTCCTGTTGCAGGTGGCTCTTGCTGTCATTTTGAAGCTCTATTTTTTCAC
- the LOC109717685 gene encoding protein YIPF1 homolog isoform X2, producing MMSSGGYTTIDNQKVSGSVPAATGPDHVTVKFAESNLQTFPPSEAQGKISAAYRPPQDADDTFSKPGQGSASGEDSQQNGWYRMFTVAAYKPYFDVDTADVLERIRDSLFPFKGSFNEKTSDNPDLYGPFWICTTLIFVAAAIGTFVTYVAHKLQKKEWNYDINLVTWSAGLFYGYVTFVPLALYVILKYFSAPSGLVQLWCLYGYSLFIFIPASIILVTYSNTFCVVSAFPLYR from the exons ATGATGTCCAGCGGTGGCTACACCACCATCGACAACCAGAAGGTCTCCGGATCCGTACCG gCCGCCACAGGTCCCGATCATGTCACCGTCAAGTTCGCAG AGTCCAATCTCCAAACCTTCCCGCCGTCCGAGGCCCAGGGGAAGATCTCCGCTGCGTACCGACCTCCACAAGATGCTGATG ATACGTTCTCGAAGCCGGGGCAGGGGAGTGCCTCTGGCGAGGATTCGCAACAGAACGGGTGGTACCGGATGTTCACAGTGGCGGCGTATAAGCCGTACTTTGATGTTGATACTGCAGATGTTTTGGAACGGATCAGAGATTCGCTCTTCCCATTCAAGGGGAGCTTTAACGAGAAGACGTCGGACAATCCGGACCT GTATGGACCTTTTTGGATATGCACTACATTGATTTTTGTTGCAGCGGCTATTGGAACATTTGTTACTTATGTGGCGCACAAATTGCAGAAAAAAGAGTGGAACTATGACATAAACCTGGTTACGTGGTCTGCTGGTTTATTCTATGGTTACGTAACTTTTGTTCCTCTTGCTTTGTATGTCATTCTCAAGTACTTCTCAGCACCATCAGGACTTGTGCAACTTTGGTGTCTATACGGTTATTCTCTCTTCATATTCATTCCAGCCTCG ATTATTCTTGTTACTTACAGTAATACCTTCTGCGTTGTCAGTGCCTTTCCATTATACCGGTAG
- the LOC109717430 gene encoding uncharacterized protein LOC109717430 — translation MAVCSSSPPPISLLARPLRRGRSTRFPATARFRAASDVPDFLSSDWLKSQKKRPFGPRLDLNAEEAVQCQLDALKYNDQPRQDYGIEVMYRFAGFDPFERSAYFGPQFDLGQFERFRRIFHHSTYRVLLSHKERKILSSLWVKENRFKQRVWIQGSRPEEEEIFEFTMVQRLGGSWDGYWLTESLLHDGDGFSGGVAY, via the exons ATGGCCGTGTGCTCATCGTCTCCTCCACCGATCTCTCTCCTCGCGCGACCCCTTCGACGCGGTCGATCCACGCGATTCCCTGCGACCGCGCGCTTCAGAGCCGCCTCCGACGTCCCCGATTTCCTCTCCTCCGACTG GCTCAAGTCTCAGAAGAAAAGGCCCTTTGGCCCCAGGCTGGAT CTTAATGCAGAAGAAGCTGTTCAGTGCCAGCTTGATGCATTAAAATACAATGATCAACCTCGCCAAGACTATGGGATAGAGGTCATGTACAGG TTTGCTGGGTTTGACCCTTTTGAAAGATCTGCCTACTTTGGGCCACAGTTTGATCTAGGGCAG TTTGAGCGCTTCAGACGGATATTTCACCATTCAACTTACCGGGTTCTGCTTTCTCACAAGGAAAGAAAGATCTTAAGCAGTTTATGGGTTAAAGAG AACCGATTCAAGCAAAGAGTTTGGATACAAGGATCGCGTCCAGAGGAAGAAGAGATCTTTGAATTTACAATGGTTCAG AGACTAGGCGGTTCCTGGGACGGTTACTGGTTAACAGAGAGCTTGCTTCATGACGGAGATGGTTTTTCTGGTGGCGTGGCTTATTGA
- the LOC109717429 gene encoding uncharacterized protein LOC109717429, which translates to MAGQWQMNRDEDVNPNDSDPLLKKKVESAESSNGSSGEIKDEEIEASSAVCCRICLEHDSDAGDELISPCMCKGTQQFVHRSCLDHWRSVKERFAFSHCTTCKAQFHLRVELLEDYSWRKIKFRIFVARDVLLVFLAVQTVIATIGGFAYFLDRNGNFRNSFTDGWDHILSKHPIPFYYCIGVVVFFVLLGFFGLILHCSSFNNNDPCMAGCRNCCYGWGILDCFPASMEACFALVVIFVIIFAILGIAYGFLAATMAIQRIWQRHYHILTKRELTKEYVVEDLHGCYTPPKLDTEHEERLKMLKLL; encoded by the exons ATGGCGGGACAATGGCAAATGAATCGAGACGAAGATGTGAATCCGAACGATTCCGATCCCCTTCtcaagaagaaggtggagagcGCGGAATCGTCTAATGGGAGCTCGGGTGAGATAAAGGACGAGGAAATCGAGGCTTCTTCGGCGGTGTGTTGCCGTATTTGCCTAGAACATGATTCGGATGCAg GCGATGAGTTAATATCCCCCTGCATGTGTAAAGGTACTCAGCAGTTTGTACACCGCTCATGCCTTGATCATTGGCGATCAGTGAAG GAAAGGTTTGCATTCTCACACTGCACGACATGCAAGGCACAGTTCCATCTTCGAGTAGAACTGCTGGAAGATTATTCGTGGCGTAAAATTAAGTTTCGCATCTTCGTTGCTAGAGATGTTCTCCTTGTATTCCTTGCTGTACAAACT GTCATTGCTACCATTGGTGGTTTTGCGTACTTCTTAGACAGAAATGGAAACTTCAGAAATAGTTTCACTGATGGTTGGGACCACATACTCTCAAAGCATCCTATACCCTTCTACTACTGCATAG GGGTGGTGGTTTTCTTTGTGCTGCTTGGGTTTTTCGGGCTCATATTGCACTGCTCGTCTTTCAATAACAACGATCCATGCATGGCTGGATGCCGCAACTGCTGCTATGGGTGGGGCATTCTTGACTGCTTCCCCGCTTCCATGGAGGCTTGCTTTGCCCTAGTTGTTATCTTTGTCATAATTTTTGCCATCCTTGGAATTGCCTATGGTTTTCTCGCGGCAACTATGGCCATTCAAAGGATCTGGCAGAGGCATTATCATATCCTGACCAAAAGGGAGCTCACAAAG GAATATGTGGTCGAGGACCTCCATGGTTGTTACACGCCGCCAAAGTTGGATACGGAGCATGAAGAACGTCTGAAAATGCTGAAACTTCTGTAA
- the LOC109717353 gene encoding EG45-like domain containing protein: MLTNSLLFLFLFFFALPSSAVADVGTAASYGPPYLPTACYGNDQSQFPVDELFAAAGEGIWDNGAACGRQYLVRCLSAATRGACAEGQQVSIVVVDRASKLASPPSRNGTTLVLNTQAYGMIANLSVVGINVEYTDQV; this comes from the exons ATGCTTACTaactctctcctcttcctctttctcttttttttcgcgCTCCCTTCGTCCGCCGTCGCCGACGTCGGCACCGCCGCCTCCTACGGCCCTCCCTACCTCC CTACTGCGTGCTACGGGAATGATCAGAGCCAGTTTCCGGTGGACGAATTGttcgcggcggcgggggaggggaTATGGGACAACGGTGCGGCCTGCGGGAGGCAGTACCTGGTGCGGTGCCTCAGCGCGGCGACGCGGGGGGCCTGCGCCGAGGGGCAGCAGGTGAGCATCGTCGTCGTCGACAGGGCCTCGAAGTTAGCGTCGCCGCCGTCGAGAAACGGGACCACGCTGGTGCTCAACACACAGGCTTATGGCATGATCGCTAATCTATCCGTGGTGGGGATTAACGTGGAGTACACTGATCA AGTTTGA
- the LOC109717352 gene encoding potassium channel AKT1-like: MSLMAERWRKGVFFMPTMVCGREATDREVVSRDGSHYSLSSGILPSLGARSNRRVKLRKFIISPYDRRYRGWETFLIILVIYSAWVSPFEFGFIRNPTGGLALADNIVNGFFAIDIILTFFVAYLDRATYLLIDSPKQIAWKYTRSWFILDFVSTIPNELARKILPPSLRSYGFFNMLRLWRLRRVSALFARLEKDRHFNYFWVRCAKLICVTLFAVHCAGCFYYLLADRYHDPDKTWIGSSMPNFHEKSLWIRYVTSMYWSITTLTTVGYGDLHAENTREMIFNTFYMLFNLGLTAYLIGNMTNLVVHGTSRTRKYRDTIQAASGFAQRNQLPVRLQDQMISHLSLKFRTDSEGLQQQETLDALPKAIRSSISHYLFYNLVQKVYLFRGISCDLLFQLVSEMKAEYFPPREDVILQNEAPTDFYILVTGNVDLIDHKNGEQIIGVARAGDVVGEIGVLCYRPQLFTVRTKSLCQLLRLNRTTFLSIVQSNVGDGTIIMNNLLQYLKDKKEDPVMEGVLREIENMLTRGHLDLPLTLCFAAIRGDDFLLHQLLRRGLNPNEADNNGHSALHIAASKGSDHCVRLLLDFGADPNCRDLEGRVPLWEALLGKHKAVVRLLVDNGADLSSGDTGLYACTAVEENNIDLLKDIRRYGGDITLPRKDGSTALHLAVCEGNSQLVEFLLEIGANIDQPDFHGWTPRNLADQQGHDEIKALFEDKKAPERTASFKSPRPVPHLIGKYSSEPVIPHISQDGLLESSNNIRRRANFHNSLFGVITSAHVNKSNSELHSPVGASRGIGGNYYRNSLLRVTISCPEKGNTAGKLVLLPESMEELLDIGAKKFGFLPTKVLTKDGAEVDDVKLIRDGDHLILASNDWAGDVNT, from the exons ATGTCGCTAATGGCGGAGAGGTGGAGGAAGGGGGTGTTCTTCATGCCGACGATGGTGTGCGGGCGCGAGGCCACGGACAGGGAGGTGGTCTCCAGGGACGGGAGCCACTATAGCTTGTCGAGCGGGATCCTCCCGTCGCTCGGAGCAAGGAGCAATCGCAGGGTGAAGCTGCGCAAGTTCATCATCTCCCCTTACGATCGGAGATATCG AGGATGGGAGACGTTTCTTATTATTCTGGTCATTTACTCTGCTTGGGTATCTCCGTTCGAATTCGGATTCATTCGGAATCCAACAGGAGGCCTAGCTCTAGCTGATAACATTGTCAACGGATTCTTTGCAATCGATATCATTCTAACATTCTTCGTAGCCTACCTTGATAGGGCTACTTATCTGCTCATAGACAGCCCGAAGCAAATCGCTTGGAAGTATACAAGGAGCTGGTTTATTCTAGATTTTGTTTCCACTATCCCCAACGAACTCGCTCGAAAGATTCTTCCTCCATCCCTCCGTTCGTATGGATTCTTTAACATGCTCCGGCTTTGGCGTCTTCGAAGAGTCAGTGCACTCTTTGCTAG ATTGGAGAAGGATAGGCACTTCAACTACTTTTGGGTGCGGTGTGCGAAGCTTATATGT GTGACGCTTTTTGCTGTGCATTGTGCTGGGTGCTTCTATTATCTTCTTGCTGATAGGTATCATGATCCCGATAAGACATGGATTGGGAGTTCTATGCCTAATTTCCATGAGAAAAGCTTGTGGATCCGTTATGTGACGTCTATGTATTGGTCGATCACCACTCTGACCACTGTTGGATATGGAGACTTGCATGCAGAGAACACAAGAGAAATGATTTTTAACACCTTCTACATGCTTTTTAATCTTGGACTGACAGCTTATTTGATCGGAAATATGACTAATTTGGTTGTCCATGGGACTAGCCGTACTAGAAAATAT AGAGACACAATCCAAGCTGCTAGTGGCTTCGCACAAAGGAACCAGCTTCCAGTCCGGCTACAAGACCAGATGATCTCTCATCTAAGTTTGAAGTTCAGGACAGATTCAGAAGGACTTCAACAACAAGAGACTCTTGATGCCCTTCCTAAAGCTATTAGGTCCAGCATTTCCCACTATCTGTTTTACAATCTTGTACAAAAGGTTTATTTGTTCCGAGGGATTTCTTGTGATCTACTTTTCCAACTG GTTTCTGAGATGAAAGCTGAATACTTTCCTCCAAGGGAGGATGTAATCTTGCAGAATGAAGCACCTACAGACTTCTATATACTAGTCACTGGCAATGTG GATCTAATAGACCACAAGAACGGGGAACAG ATTATTGGGGTGGCTAGAGCAGGAGATGTTGTTGGAGAGATTGGTGTTCTTTGCTATAGACCCCAGCTATTCACCGTCCGTACCAAATCATTGTGTCAGTTGTTACGTTTAAACCGTACAACATTTCTTAGTATCGTGCAGTCAAATGTTGGAGACGGTACAATAATCATGAACAATCTGCTTCAG TATCTGAAAGATAAGAAAGAAGACCCTGTCATGGAAGGAGTCTTGAGGGAGATAGAGAACATGCTGACGCGGGGACATTTGGATTTGCCTCTTACTCTGTGTTTTGCTGCAATTAGAGGAGACGATTTTTTGTTACATCAACTTCTAAGACGTGGTTTGAATCCAAACGAAGCAGACAACAATGGGCATTCAGCGCTG CACATTGCAGCATCGAAGGGAAGTGACCACTGTGTGAGACTCCTGCTGGATTTTGGGGCAGATCCCAACTGCAGAG ACTTGGAAGGAAGAGTTCCCCTATGGGAGGCTTTACTTGGAAAGCACAAAGCTGTGGTCCGTCTTTTAGTAGACAACGGTGCAGACCTCTCATCTGGCGACACGGGCCTTTATGCTTGCACGGCTGTCGAGGAGAACAACATAGATCTCCTCAAAGACATTCGTCGGTATGGTGGAGACATAACATTACCAAGAAAAGACGGAAGCACCGCGCTTCACCTCGCCGTATGTGAAGGCAATAGTCAGTTGGTTGAGTTCTTATTAGAAATTGGAGCCAACATAGATCAGCCAGACTTCCACGGTTGGACCCCGAGAAACCTCGCGGACCAGCAAGGCCATGATGAGATAAAAGCGCTTTTTGAAGACAAAAAGGCACCTGAACGAACTGCTTCTTTCAAGAGCCCAAGGCCAGTACCTCATTTGATTGGAAAATATAGTAGCGAGCCTGTGATTCCGCACATCAGCCAAGATGGTTTGCTAGAGAGCAGCAACAATATAAGGCGGAGAGCCAACTTCCACAACTCGCTCTTCGGGGTTATCACGTCGGCTCACGTGAATAAGAGTAACAGCGAGCTACACTCCCCTGTTGGGGCCTCTAGAGGCATTGGTGGCAATTACTATCGGAATTCATTATTGAGGGTAACAATCAGCTGCCCCGAGAAGGGAAATACTGCAGGAAAGCTTGTGCTTCTACCCGAGTCGATGGAGGAGCTCCTCGACATCGGCGCTAAGAAATTCGGATTCTTGCCTACAAAAGTGCTTACAAAAGATGGAGCGGAGGTCGACGACGTGAAGCTTATAAGAGACGGTGATCATCTCATTCTAGCTAGCAACGACTGGGCGGGAGATGTTAACACATGA